CGCACGGCGCTGACGCTCGAGCGGGCGTTCGGTCCGACCGAGGGGCGGCGGCTGTTCAAGAAGTACGTGCGCAACGAGAGCCGCAGCGGGCTCTACCGCGAGACGACGGCTCCGGAGGAGGTGCCCGAGGATCTGAAGCGCTTCGAGCGGCTCGAAGGCCGGATGGAGCTGGCGATCGAGCCGCGGTCGGCCGAACAGGCGACGCTGAAGCTGTTCTCGCCGCGCCCGATGCCGCTCACCGAGATGCTCACCATGCTCCAGAACCTGGGGCTCGCGGTGGTCGACGAGATGAACATCCCGCTCGTCCTGCCAGACGGGCGACGGGCGTGGCTCGAGCGCCTGCGCATCGAAGGCGAGGCCGCCCAGGTCGCGGCCCTGGTCACCGGTGAGCAGAGGCTCCTCGACGCGATCCGCGCGCTGCAGGAGGGACGTGGCACCGACGACTCGCTGAACGCCCTCGTGCTGGCGCAGGATCTCGGCTGGCGCGAGGTCGAGATCCTGCGCACGTTCCGCAATCACCTGCTCCAGATCCGCCCGGCCTACAACGCCGAGACGCTGAACGGGGTCCTGCTGCGCAACGGTCACGTGTCACGGGCGTTGTTCGATCACTTCGCGGCCCGCTTCGACCCACGGCTCGAGGGCGACCGGCGCGCGGCGATGGACGAGGGCGCCGGCCGCGTCCGGACGGCCCTCCGCCGGGTCGGCTCACTGCTCGACGACGAACTGCTCAGGGGCCTCGACAACCTGATCGAGTCGACCGTGCGGACGAACTACTACCAGCACCCGGAGCGGCCGGTCTTCTCGGTCAAGGTCGACTGCGGGAAGGTCGAGCGGATGGTGTCGCCGCGGCCCATGTTCGAGATCTACGTGCACTCGCGGCTGCTCGAGGGAATCCACCTGCGCGGCGGCAAGGTGGCGCGGGGCGGCCTGCGGTGGAGCGACCGGCACGACGACTTCCGGACCGAGGTCCTCGGGCTGATGAAGACGCAGATGGTCAAGAACTCGATCATCGTCCCGGTGGGCTCGAAGGGCGGGTTCGTGCTGAAGGGAGACGTGCCGCCACGACCGGCCCTCGACGCGTATCTGATCGACCGCTATCGGCAGTTCATCTCCGGCCTGCTCGACGTGACCGACAACCTGGTCAACGGCGAGGTCGTGCACCCGCCCGAGGTGGTGTTCCACGACGAGCCCGACCCGTATCTCGTGGTCGCCGCCGACAAGGGTACGGCCCACCTCTCCGACACGGCGAACGCCGTGTCGGCGCAGTACGGCTTCTGGCTCGGTGACGCGTTCGCCTCGGGTGGCAGCGTCGGCTACGACCACAAGAAGGAGGGCATCACGGCGCGCGGCGCGTGGGAATGCGTGCGCGAGCACTTCCGCAATCTCGGCACCGATATCCAGAAGGAGCCCTTCACGGCGGTCGGCATCGGCGACATGTCAGGCGACGTGTTCGGCAACGGCATGCTGCTGTCCCGCGCCACGCGCCTGCTCGGGGCCTTCAACCACCAGCACATCTTCATCGACCCGGACCCTGACATCGAGGCGAGCTTCACCGAGCGAGAGAGGCTGTTCGCGCTGCCACGGTCGACGTGGCGAGACTACGATGCTTCACTGATCAGCGCGGGCGGCGGCATCTTCGACCGGGCCGCGAAGTCGATCCCGATCAGCCAGAAGATGCGCGCGCTGCTCGAGATCGAGGGCGACGAGGCGAGCGGCGAGGAGGTCATCCGCCGCATTCTCATGGCGAAGGTCGATCTGCTCTACAACGGTGGCATCGGGACCTACATCAAGGCCTCGAGCGAGACCGACCAGCAGGTGGGCGACCGCACCAACGACCGCGTGCGGATCGACGCGAACCAGGTGCGCGCGCGCGTGGTCGGCGAAGGCGGCAACCTCGGACTCACCCAGAGGGCGCGCATCGAGTACTGGATGCACGGCGGGCGCGTCAATACCGACGCCGTCGACAACTCCGGCGGCGTCGACATGTCGGACCACGAAGTCAACATCAAAATCCTGCTCGGCGTGCTCCTGCGGTCGGGCGTGGTGAAGGACCGGGCCGAGCGCAACGCGATCCTCGCGGAGATGACCGACGACGTCTCGTCGCTCGTCCTGCTCGACAACCAGCATCAGGCCCGCGCCCTCACGCTGGCCGGCCTCCGCAGCATCAACCGGTACGAGGAGTTCGTCGACCTCATCGACGATCTCGTGGCCAGGGGCATCATGAACCGGAAGGACGACGGCCTGCCGTCGCGCGAGGAACTGCTGGCGAGCCCCGCCCGGGAGCGCGGCATCCCGCGGCCCGTGCTCGCCGTCATGCTCGGGCACATGAAGAACTGGGCCTTCCGGGAGGTGATGACGACCAGCCTGCCGGATAGCCCGGTCGGCGAGGGCTTCCTGCACGCCTACTTCCCTCGACGGATGCGCGAGAGCTTCGCAGAGCACTTCGTCACCCACCCGCTCCGGCGCGAGATCGTGGCGACCTGCGCCGTGAACCACCTCGTCAACCACGCGGGCATCAGCTTCCTGCCCCGAGTGATGGGCGCGGCCGGGGCCGGCCTGGCGCCGGTCGTGGCGGCCTATCTCGAGGTCGACCGCGCGAGCCGTGCTCAGGAGCTTCGTGAGGCCGTGCTCGCGACGGGCATGAAGATCGAGGACGAACTCCAGGCGCTGCTCTCGCTCGAGGAGGCCCTCGAAGGCGCCGTGCGGGCCAGGCTCGAGGGCAAGACGGACGATGCCGCCACGGTGCTCGATCCGCTTCGCCGGACGCTGAGGCTGTAGACCGATGTGCGGTACGATGCTGGCAGGGGGAACGTCATGGACGAGCAGGTCCAGAGCGTGTTCGTCGCCAGCGGCGAGATCGAGGCGCAGCAGGTGTGTGCCTTTCTCGAAGCGGCCGGCATCAGGACGGCCGTGCGTGGCGAGTCGCTGAGGCTGACCCACGGCCTCACGCTCGATGGCCTCGGTGCCGTCGAGATCCTCGTCGCCGACGTCGACGCGGAGCGGGCGCGCCAGATGCTCGCTTCTGCCGAAGAGGGCCGGTTGCGTCTCGACGAGGACGCCTCGCCCGGCCCCGCCCCCGCGGATCCGCCGGGCGAGTGACGGTTGTCGATGCCGATGTCGCGGCATCCCCTTCGACTGCGGAGCCACCGATGAACGACACGCTCACCCTCGTCGGTCTCGTCGTCGCCGCGTTGCTCATCTTCCTTTACTTGCGTCGCCGCGGCGAGGCGCGACCGGCCCCGCCGCCGCAGCTGGCGCACGACCAGAGACCGGCTGCGGCGCCGCCGCCGTCACCGTCGGTCGACCCTTCGGCCGCGCTCACCGGGTACCGGCAGGTGCGCATCACGCACCCGCTCGTGCAGAAGGCCGCGCGCCGGGCGGCGTCGAGCGGAACGGCCGCGGCGAAGATGGTCGTGACCGACGGCCGGGAGATGTACTTCTCGCTCGACGCGATCGGGGACGACGCCGAGCGACGGCGCGCGCACGAGCTGCTCACGCGGTTCCAGGCCGGCGAGGAGGCCGACCTTGCGGAGGTGATGGCGCTGCTCGGCCGGCTCGGTGGTGACTGATGCAGAAAGCGAGGCGCCGGGGCCAGAACGGCCCCGGCGTCGACGTCCGCACGCGGACGCTCAGAAGATCCAGCTCACGCCGACGAACCCGTTGACGTACCGGCCCGACTGATCGATCAACAGGTACGACGACTTGTCGTCGTACCGGCTCACTTCGACCATCGTGTTCACCATCAGCTCGTTCGTCAGGCGGTAGTTCACGCCGACACTCTGCGTGAACTGGCCGATGTCCAGGTTCGAGAAGCCCGGCGTCGACGACGACTGCAGGACGAAGTCGAGGCCGAGGGTTTTCGACACGAGATCGGCACTCGGCGCGTACGTGAAGTTGTAGATGGACGCCTTACCGCGGTTCCAGGCCGTGTTGGCGAAGATCTCGGCCCGCGCCGAGGGGTAGACCTGGAGACCGGCCCAGGCGTTGTGCGCGTCGTTCTCGTAGCCGCCGTCGGCGTCGAGGGAGCCAAACTGGCCCCCGGTGATGCCGGCCGCTCAACCGACGAAGGCAAGGGTGGAGAAGAGCGTCTCCAGCCGCTCGCGTTGATACTGGTAGCCCGCCGAGAGGGTCCAGCGCTCGCCTCCCGCAAACCAGAGGTCGACGCCGGGCGAGTGCGCCGAGCGCGTCCAGTCGGAGTAGTTCAGCTCGTCGTTCTTCGAATCGCGATACCGATAGCTGGCCGAGATCGCGACACGTTCGTCCGGCGTCCACGACACCGTCTGGTCGAAGCGCAGGTCGCGTGACGGAAACGACGTCAGGTCGGTCGACCGGGTCCGGTAGAACTCGTAGTACTGCAGGCCGAGCAGCGGTGACGGCGGCGACCCCGGGCTCGGGAAGGGCTGCAGCACCGCCGGCGTCGCGGCGTGCACGTACCGGAAGGGTTCGTCGATCCAGTCGTTCCTGACCCGGAACCGGTACTGCGCCTGCCTGCCGAGCGGCGCCCGGCCGCTCACGAGCACGGTGTTCGTGGTCGTCTGGTCGATCTCCCCGTGCGGGCGATCGATCCGCTCCCACTCGTACCCGAATCGCAACGAAGTCTTCTTCCGCGGACGGTAGTTCAGCTCGACCGCCATCTCGGTCGGCGTACGCGACCGCTCGGAGTAGCGCGTCCAGTCGAGCTCGCCGACCGTCGGGTACGCTTGCTCGTAGGTGAGTCCGGCGATTGGGCCGGCGGGGTTCGGCTTCTCGGGCACGTGAATGAAGACATCGTCGGCCTCGATGCTGTAGCGGCGCAGGTCGGCCCGGAGCGTGAGCTTCGGGTGGATCGGCACGACGAGCCGTCCGCTGCCTCCCGTGTAATCGACCTCGAGCCGGGTGTCTTCGTTGCGCGAGACGCTCTTCGTGAACTGCCCCGAAAGCGCCGCGTCGCGCGGGAGCGCGACGTTCGCGCGCACGACGTGCATGTCCTTGCGCAGGCCCGGAACGGTCGCCATCGGCAGCGGACCGTCCTCCTCTTCGTACCACAGCCGGTTGAGGAAGATGTCCTGGAGCGTGGCCGGGTGCACGCCGTTGATGTACTGCGTGATGATGGTCGGCGCGTCGCTCCGGAACAGGCGATTGGTGTAGGTGTAGTCGACGCTCACCGCGCCCATCGCGATCTTCGCGCCCGCCGAGAGGTCGCGCGTCGTCTCGTCGACCTCGCGCGTGTAGCCGCGCACGTGGCACGTCGCGCAGTGGTTCACCGTCGTCGACTGGCGCGCGCCGTCGCGCATCTGCTGCCGGTGGCCGACGAAGAACGAGACGCCCGCCGGGAGGTTGGTCGAGACGCGCGCGTCGAGCTCGCCCACGTTCACCTGGTAGCGCGCCCCGGGATCGGTGTCCTCGTGCGTCACGACGAAGGTGCCGTTGATGTTCGACGCCGAGTCGAGGTAGGCGAGCGAGTCGTGCTCGATGCGGTGCGGGAAGCGCTGGTAGCGCACGTGCGCGCGCACCCACCGGTTGAAGTCGATGTCGGCGAGGTAGCGTTGCGCCCGGGCATCACCCGAGTTCCGTGCCGAGACGTCGAAGTGGAAGCCGCTGTGGCCCCCCCAGAACTCGGCGGCGAGCGAGGGCACGGCGCCCGGCCTCAGCACCTGGAACTCGCCGACGCGCCCGAGGTCGTTTCTGCCGTCGGTGGCCAGCGTGCCGAAGGTGAACATGCCCTCCCACTTCAGACCCGGTGGGGAAGGGGCGACCTGAGCCGGGTCGGCTGGTGGTGACGCCGGCGTCTGGCCGTCGGCGGCCGGCGGTGCGAGGCCGAGCGCCAGGGCGACGGCGACCACGGGCAGGATGAGACTCGATCCGGTTCGCATGGCGTCCCTCCTCAGCGCGTCATGGCCTTGCCGCGGCCGGTGACGCCCTGCGACGGCAGATCCGAGCCGTGGATCTTGTTGTGGCACGCCGTGCACCGCGTGCCGTAGGCGCGCATGAACCCGGTCGGGCCGTTGGGGTTCGTCGAGCCGCCAGCCGGCAGGAAGAACGGCGTGCTCGGCGCGAGTCGCGCGTTGTGGAAGTGCATCTCGTGGCACTGCAGGCACAGGAACGGCTCGCCCTGCTTGAGCAGGTTGTTTGCCACCGTCCCGTGCGGCGAATGGCAGCTCGTGCAGCTCTCCTCGACCGGCGCGTGCTCGAAGACGAAGGGGCCGGCCTTCGACGTGTGACACGACGTGCACAACTCGTTCGGCCGCTCGGCCGAGCGGACCATGCCGAGGCCAGTGCCGTGGACCTCGTGACAGGAGCTGCATGTCATCAGCCCCTCGCGCACGGGGTGCCGCGAGCTGCCCATGAACTGCGCCCGCTGTTGCCTGTGACAGTCGAAGCACAGCTCCGGCTCGGACTTCGCCAGTGAGCCGCGTGGCGCCGGGGCCGTCGCATGCGAGGCCACCATCCCTTCGGCCGACGTCAGACGCCCTGCGACCTGGCGCGACTGGTGAATCCTGTGGCAGCTGGTGCAGCCGACGTCAGACATCGCGTGCTCGCTGCCGGCCCAGGCCATCGCCGAGTCGCCGCGATGGCACGACAGGCACGCTCGCGCCGACTCCTCGACGGTCAGATCCTTGAAGCCCCTGATCGCCGCCGCGTCGCCGCTCTCGGCGTGCGTGCTGCCTGGGCCATGGCAGGACTCGCAGCGCTCGTGCGGCGCGCGGTGCTCCCACGCCGCGAGCCGGCCGTGCGCCGATCGGTCGAACTGAGTCGCGACCTCTTCGTGACACATCGCGCAGGTGTCCTGGCCCACGGCCGTCGCCGGCGGACCTGCCGACTGTGCCGACAGCAGGCCCGCGGCGCCCACGGCGAGGGCGCCGACGAAGCCTGCCAGGTGGGGAAGACGCATGATGAAGCCCCCTCTCGAGTTGTCTGGCTCGGTCGGCCCGCCGGGCGGCAGACACAACCTCGACACACGGCAGGGGCAAGCGTCGTGCCGCACACCGCCGCATCGTTCGTCACCACCTTCAAGTCCTTTCTCACGTGACAGATGCCTGGCTCGGGCGAGCCGGCGGGCCTGGGCCATCGCTCGACTGGTGCGACAAGATGGCAGGGTTTCGGCCGCGTCGTTGACAGATTGTCCAGACAGGTTCCGACTGACGGTGCCCACGCCACGGAAAGTCGGCGAAACCTGCGGGATCCTGACAATCTGTCAATGGTCCGCGTCGCGTCGGATGGCGGTTGACGTTCGCTAACTCGCTGAGCGCGTGTGTGTTGCAGGCGTGTGACGACTCCGTGCCGACGCCCGCAGCGGGTGGCGTCTGAATTGCTTTTACGACCTCATCGACCGGGGAGGGCACGCGCATGGCACTGGCGGCGGGAACGGTCGGGCGAGTCGGCACACCGCCGCAAAGCGACGCCTGTGACGTGGTACCACACGCCGTTGCGGCCGCCAGGCGCGACGACGTGGCGGCTCCGCTGAGGGGACCGTCGGCCGACGAGTACCGGGAGATCCTCGCCACGATCGACGCCCTGCACCGGCCGCCCGAGCTGTCGCCCTCGTCGCGTGCGCTCGACATCTTCGCGGTCGGCTTGCCGCTCGTGGCCGCCACGGTGACCGCCGGCTTCGTGTTGACGAGAGTTGTCCCCCGAGGCCAGCTCGTCTGGCTCGGTCTGGCGCTGGCCGCCCTCGTTGCGGGTCATGTCCTGCTGCGCCTGCGCCGACAGCGTCACCTGGCCGAGCGCGAGACGGAGCAGGTGAGGCGCGAGCTGGCCCTGCAGGCCCGTGTGGCCGCCTGCGAGTCGCGTCGCCATCGCCTCGCCGCCTTCTCGCGCCTCGCCGCGCAGATTGCCCACGAGGTCCGGAATCCGCTCAGTTCGATCGTGCTCAATACGGAACTGCTGGAAGAGGAGCTGGGGAGCGCGCCGTCGGCGCCGCAGGCCGAGATGCTCGGCCTCGTCACGTCGATCAAGTCCGAAGCCGAGAGGCTCCACCTGCTCACGAACGAGTACCTGGCGTTTGCCCGGATGCCCGAGCCGGAGCCCCAGTCCATCTCGCTCGGCCGGCTCGTGGCGGACGTCGCGGGATTCGTCCGCGAGGAAGCGGCCCGGCAAGGTGTGGTCATCGACACGCGTCTGCCCTCGACCGGCCCGCCGGTGTCCGCGGATCCGCGCCTCGTCAGGCAGGCGGTCGTCAACCTCGTGCGCAACGCCCTCGAGGCCATGCCCTCGGGAGGCCGGCTCACGCTGTCGGCGCGTCAGGTCGGCGCGTTCGGAGTGCTCGACGTGGCCGACACCGGCCCGGGCGTTCCGGAGGAATACCTCGACGAGATCTTCGAGCCGTTCTTCACGACCCGCCCCCAGGGGACGGGCCTCGGGCTCTCGGTCGCCGCCCGGATCGTGCGCGAGCACGGCGGCCGGCTCGAGGTGCGAAACGACGGGGGCGCCGTCTTCACGGCGTGGCTGCCGACGACGGTGTCCACGGCCGTCCGGCCGGTCGGACGCGTCGCGGAGGTGCCCGACCTCGTCGGTGAGGAGGCCTGACGTGCCCAATCGCATCCTGGTCGTCGACGACGAGGAGGAGCTGAGGCGGTCGGTCGAGAAGATCCTTCGCCGCTGCGGCCACGAGGTCGACACGGCGGCGACCGGGGCGGCCGCCATCGAGCTGGTGCGCCACCGGCCCTACAGTCTGGTGATCACCGACTTCCGCCTGCCCGACACCGACGGCCTGGAGTTGCTGCGGCAGGTGAGGACGCTGCTGCCCGACGTCGAGGTCCTCGTCATCACGGCGTTCGGCAACATTCCGCTGGCGGTCGACGCCATCCGGCACGGCGCCTACGACTTCCTGTCGAAGCCCTTCAAGCGGGCCGAGCTCGAGCACGCCGTCGCGCGCGCCGTCGAGCGGCAGGCGCTCGCGGCCGAGAACCGGCGGCTGAAGCTGGAACTGGCCGAGCGGGGCTCGTCGCCGTTCTCGCGGGTAGTGGGCCAGAGCCCCGCGATTCAGCGGGTGCTGCAGATGGCGGAGCAGGTCGCGCCGAGCAGTGCGACCGTCCTGGTGGTCGGCGAGAGCGGCACGGGCAAGGAGGTCGTGGCCGAGACCATCCATCGCCTCGGACCCCGCCGCGATCGTCCGCTGGTCAAGGTGAACTGCGCGGCCCTGCCCGAGACGCTCCTCGAGGCCGAACTCTTCGGTCACGAACGGGGTGCGTTCACCGGCGCGCTCGGGCGTCGAGAGGGACGGTTCGCGCTCGCGCACCAGGGCACGTTGTTCCTCGACGAGATTGGCAGCGTCAACCTGGCCGTGCAGGTCAAGCTGCTGCGCGTGCTGCAGGACGGGACGTACGAGCCCCTCGGATCGACGCGCACTGCCCGATCCGATTGCCGCATCGTCGCCGCGACGAACCTGGATCTGGCAGAGGAGGTCGCCGCCGGACGGTTTCGCGAGGACCTGTACTACCGGCTGAACGTGATCACGATAGAGATGCCTCCGCTGCGCGAGCGGATCGAGGACGTGCCGCTGCTCGCCGCTCATTTCCTGCGCGTCTACGCAGCCCGCAACGGGAAGGACATCGACGCCATCGCTCCGGCGGCGATGCAGCGGCTGATGGCGTGGCACTGGCCCGGCAACATTCGTGAGCTCGAACACGCCGTCGAGCGCGCCGTCGTCCTGGCCACCGGGCGAATCATCGAGGAGGGCCACCTGCCCCAGAGCCTCAGGGGCCGGCTGGCGACAGGCACGGGCCCGGCGGCCGAGCCGCCAGCCGATGCCGCCGTCATTCCGGTGCCCGTGGGACTGCCTCTCGAAGACGTCGAGCGGCTGCTCATCCAGGAGACCCTTCGTCGTACCGGCGGCAACAAGCAGCGCGCGGCCGAACTGCTCGGCATCGCGTCGCGGACCATCTACCGGAAGCTCGGATGACCGGTGTGCCGTGATCTCGAAACCCGCAGACCCGTTCCCAGCCCCAGCCGAAAGGACCGCATCATGGTGATTCGTGACGAAGACGTCTTCGCGTATCACGAGCTCCCGCGACCGGGCAAACTCGAGGTGAACACCTCGAAGCCCTGCCTGACGCAGCGCGACCTCTCGCTCGCCTACACGCCGGGCGTCGCGAGACCCTGCCTGGCGATCGAGCAGGACCCGGAGGCGGCCTATCGCTTCACCGGCAAGGGCAACCTCGTGGCGGTCGTGTCGAACGGCACGGCCGTGCTCGGCCTCGGCGACATCGGCGCCCTCGCGGGCAAGCCCGTGATGGAGGGCAAGGGCGTCCTCTTCAAGCGCTTCGCCGACATCAACGTGTTCGACATCGAGCTCGACACGAAGGACCCCGACGAGATCATCCGCATCGTCAAGGCGCTCGAGCCGACCTTTGGCGGGATCAACCTCGAGGACATCAAGGCGCCCGAGTGCTTCTACATCGAGGAGACGCTCAAGAAGGAGATGGGCATCCCGGTGTTCCACGACGACCAGCACGGGACGGCGATCATCTCGGGCGCCGCCCTGCTGAACGCGCTCGAGCTCGTCGGCAAGCGCATCGACCAAGTGCGGGTCGTGTTCGCCGGCGCCGGCGCGGCGGGGATCGCCTGCGCCGAGATGTACCTCACGCTCGGCGTCAAGCGCGAGAACATCGTCCTCATCGACACGGTCGGCGTGGTCTACACGGGCCGGACCGAAAAGATGAACGCGTACAAGGCGCGGTTCGCGGTCGACACGCCGCTGCGTTCGCTGGCCGACGCGATGCGCGGGGCCGACGTGTTCGTCGGGGTCTCGGCGCGCGATCTCGTCACGCCCGAGATGCTCCTGTCGATGGCCGAGCGGCCCATCGTGTTCGCCATGGCGAACCCGGATCCGGAGATCCCCTACGACCTCGCCGTCGCCACGCGGTCTGACGTGATCATGGCCACCGGGCGCTCCGACTTCCCGAACCAAGTGAACAACGTGCTCGGCTTCCCGTTCATCTTCCGTGGCGCGCTCGACGTGCGGGCGAGCGCGATCAACGACGAGATGAAGATCGCCGCGGTGCACGCGCTCGCCGACCTGGCCCGGCAGGACGTGCCGGACCAGGTGCTCAAGGCGTACGGCGTCGAGAAGCTCGGCTTCGGCAAGGAGTACCTGATTCCGAAGCCCTTCGATCCGCGCGTCCTGCTGTGGGAAGCGCCAGCCGTGGCGAAGGCCGCGATGGCGAGCGGTGTGGCGCGCCGGCCCATCGCCGACCTCGATGCCTACCGCGAGTCGCTCGAGCGCATCCTCGGCCCGTCGCGCAAGGTCGTCAACCTGCTCGTGCACAAGGCGCAGCAGTCGACGCCGCACCGGCTGGTGTTCTCGGAAGGCGAGGACGACAAGGTCGTTCGCGCTGCCAGGCTCATCGCCGACCAGCACATCGCCCGACCGGTACTGCTCGGCCGGCCCGACTTCATCAACCAGCGGGCGTCCGAGTTCGGCTTCGACCTGAACGGCTGCGAGATCGTCGACGTCGCGTCGTCGCCGAGGCTCGACGCGTTCGCCGATGCCCTGTACCGACTCAGGTCGCGCCGGGGCATGACCCCGCACGCGGCCGCCACGCGCATCCGCGACCCGAAGGTCTTCGGCCTGATGATGGTCCACCTCGGGGAGGTCGACGGGTTCGTCGGCGGCATGGACGAGGCCTACCCCGAGACGATTCGCCCCGCGCTGCAGATCGTCGGCCTGCGTGATGGCGTGTCGCGAGTGTCGGCCCTTCAGTTGCTGGTGCTGAAGGACCGGCTCTTCTTCTTCGCCGACACGATGGTGAACATCGAGCCGACGGCCGAGGAACTGGCCGAAATCGCCTGCCTGGCGGCCGATACGGCGCACATGTTCGACATCGAGCCGCGGGTCGCCATGTTGTCCTTCTCGAGCTTCGGGTCGGTGCCACACCCGCTCGCCGGGCGCGTCGCCGAGGCCACGAGGCTCGCCAGGAAGCGCCGGCCCGACCTCATCATCGACGGCGAGATGCACCTCGACACGGCCGTGGTCGAGGAGATCGTCCGGCACAACTACCCCCACTCGAGGATTCGGGGCGACGCCAACGTGCTGGTGTTCCCGAGCCTGGCGTCGGGCAACATCGGCTAC
The Acidobacteriota bacterium DNA segment above includes these coding regions:
- a CDS encoding NAD-glutamate dehydrogenase produces the protein MITADPHRRAATFDEVCRILERQGPSEDHERLVAFARVAFAEMPDAMALTLEPPALAARLAGYFHFVTSKMPPEHQLYRGLPGIHVVVRNPSNEEEAATGSASGHHHETTIVETHLPDAPFIFESLKNFFQKEGLRVFSAVHPIFTVRRQWERVVWVGGPTEDGSRELYTQFRIERVESRERLRRLEHQVHALLKSVILAVEDFPEMSRVSRELADRVHGRTGSASDMAAARAFLTWLLDENYVHVGMLRCTMGSDGALHPTQDVALGAFRDPSLVETVFPGLSDRLATHLAPRPDDDRIVHIDFCTNAGAIHFLDPIDDLVIREWAPDGRLAAATVVLGRLAKSAFTERAQDIPLLREKVTWLLDHSGALPNSHAYREIRAIFNHFPKRELFYADAGALKTIIDQMAYMASDDEIAVATRAGEGYAAASIAFSDTRYSHRVEEDLKAVLAERFGPISFNTWADCGTNGVLVYYFDQATLEHPLDPDRIRDLTRRIIMTWEDRTALTLERAFGPTEGRRLFKKYVRNESRSGLYRETTAPEEVPEDLKRFERLEGRMELAIEPRSAEQATLKLFSPRPMPLTEMLTMLQNLGLAVVDEMNIPLVLPDGRRAWLERLRIEGEAAQVAALVTGEQRLLDAIRALQEGRGTDDSLNALVLAQDLGWREVEILRTFRNHLLQIRPAYNAETLNGVLLRNGHVSRALFDHFAARFDPRLEGDRRAAMDEGAGRVRTALRRVGSLLDDELLRGLDNLIESTVRTNYYQHPERPVFSVKVDCGKVERMVSPRPMFEIYVHSRLLEGIHLRGGKVARGGLRWSDRHDDFRTEVLGLMKTQMVKNSIIVPVGSKGGFVLKGDVPPRPALDAYLIDRYRQFISGLLDVTDNLVNGEVVHPPEVVFHDEPDPYLVVAADKGTAHLSDTANAVSAQYGFWLGDAFASGGSVGYDHKKEGITARGAWECVREHFRNLGTDIQKEPFTAVGIGDMSGDVFGNGMLLSRATRLLGAFNHQHIFIDPDPDIEASFTERERLFALPRSTWRDYDASLISAGGGIFDRAAKSIPISQKMRALLEIEGDEASGEEVIRRILMAKVDLLYNGGIGTYIKASSETDQQVGDRTNDRVRIDANQVRARVVGEGGNLGLTQRARIEYWMHGGRVNTDAVDNSGGVDMSDHEVNIKILLGVLLRSGVVKDRAERNAILAEMTDDVSSLVLLDNQHQARALTLAGLRSINRYEEFVDLIDDLVARGIMNRKDDGLPSREELLASPARERGIPRPVLAVMLGHMKNWAFREVMTTSLPDSPVGEGFLHAYFPRRMRESFAEHFVTHPLRREIVATCAVNHLVNHAGISFLPRVMGAAGAGLAPVVAAYLEVDRASRAQELREAVLATGMKIEDELQALLSLEEALEGAVRARLEGKTDDAATVLDPLRRTLRL
- a CDS encoding DUF2007 domain-containing protein; this encodes MDEQVQSVFVASGEIEAQQVCAFLEAAGIRTAVRGESLRLTHGLTLDGLGAVEILVADVDAERARQMLASAEEGRLRLDEDASPGPAPADPPGE
- a CDS encoding MtrB/PioB family outer membrane beta-barrel protein, with the translated sequence MRTGSSLILPVVAVALALGLAPPAADGQTPASPPADPAQVAPSPPGLKWEGMFTFGTLATDGRNDLGRVGEFQVLRPGAVPSLAAEFWGGHSGFHFDVSARNSGDARAQRYLADIDFNRWVRAHVRYQRFPHRIEHDSLAYLDSASNINGTFVVTHEDTDPGARYQVNVGELDARVSTNLPAGVSFFVGHRQQMRDGARQSTTVNHCATCHVRGYTREVDETTRDLSAGAKIAMGAVSVDYTYTNRLFRSDAPTIITQYINGVHPATLQDIFLNRLWYEEEDGPLPMATVPGLRKDMHVVRANVALPRDAALSGQFTKSVSRNEDTRLEVDYTGGSGRLVVPIHPKLTLRADLRRYSIEADDVFIHVPEKPNPAGPIAGLTYEQAYPTVGELDWTRYSERSRTPTEMAVELNYRPRKKTSLRFGYEWERIDRPHGEIDQTTTNTVLVSGRAPLGRQAQYRFRVRNDWIDEPFRYVHAATPAVLQPFPSPGSPPSPLLGLQYYEFYRTRSTDLTSFPSRDLRFDQTVSWTPDERVAISASYRYRDSKNDELNYSDWTRSAHSPGVDLWFAGGERWTLSAGYQYQRERLETLFSTLAFVG
- a CDS encoding DmsE family decaheme c-type cytochrome — encoded protein: MRLPHLAGFVGALAVGAAGLLSAQSAGPPATAVGQDTCAMCHEEVATQFDRSAHGRLAAWEHRAPHERCESCHGPGSTHAESGDAAAIRGFKDLTVEESARACLSCHRGDSAMAWAGSEHAMSDVGCTSCHRIHQSRQVAGRLTSAEGMVASHATAPAPRGSLAKSEPELCFDCHRQQRAQFMGSSRHPVREGLMTCSSCHEVHGTGLGMVRSAERPNELCTSCHTSKAGPFVFEHAPVEESCTSCHSPHGTVANNLLKQGEPFLCLQCHEMHFHNARLAPSTPFFLPAGGSTNPNGPTGFMRAYGTRCTACHNKIHGSDLPSQGVTGRGKAMTR
- a CDS encoding sigma-54 dependent transcriptional regulator, which translates into the protein MPNRILVVDDEEELRRSVEKILRRCGHEVDTAATGAAAIELVRHRPYSLVITDFRLPDTDGLELLRQVRTLLPDVEVLVITAFGNIPLAVDAIRHGAYDFLSKPFKRAELEHAVARAVERQALAAENRRLKLELAERGSSPFSRVVGQSPAIQRVLQMAEQVAPSSATVLVVGESGTGKEVVAETIHRLGPRRDRPLVKVNCAALPETLLEAELFGHERGAFTGALGRREGRFALAHQGTLFLDEIGSVNLAVQVKLLRVLQDGTYEPLGSTRTARSDCRIVAATNLDLAEEVAAGRFREDLYYRLNVITIEMPPLRERIEDVPLLAAHFLRVYAARNGKDIDAIAPAAMQRLMAWHWPGNIRELEHAVERAVVLATGRIIEEGHLPQSLRGRLATGTGPAAEPPADAAVIPVPVGLPLEDVERLLIQETLRRTGGNKQRAAELLGIASRTIYRKLG